One window of Natronomonas salsuginis genomic DNA carries:
- a CDS encoding LLM class flavin-dependent oxidoreductase: MLASGITLGVPGQEELFEYTALAEEQGLESIWVGESWGRASVPVLTKLLERTETIDVCSGIFNIYARTPGLVAMTANTLADSGDGRFRIGLGTSGPAVIENFHGVEFDRPLRRTREYIEIIQGLLAGDRIDYDGEIFELSGFALDMNEYYECPIYVAAMGETNRQLVGEFADGWMPLLVPNTGLDDALGAVKRGADKGDRSLDDIDVTPWIPTCISEDDPAAAREHARSLIAFYVGTMGDFYANAAASFGFGEEADEIRAGWEKDGQTGAEAGVTDDMLASFGACGTPAEAAESFEQFQEAGADSPVAYIPSRWADSDIIRETITNL, encoded by the coding sequence ATGCTGGCAAGTGGCATAACGCTCGGCGTTCCCGGCCAAGAGGAGTTATTCGAATATACTGCCCTCGCAGAAGAACAAGGCCTTGAGTCGATTTGGGTTGGCGAGTCATGGGGTCGGGCGTCGGTGCCTGTTCTCACAAAACTTCTAGAGCGGACCGAAACAATCGATGTCTGCTCGGGTATTTTCAACATCTACGCGAGGACCCCAGGGCTAGTCGCGATGACAGCTAATACCCTAGCTGATTCTGGGGACGGTCGATTTCGAATCGGGCTAGGTACCAGTGGACCGGCTGTGATTGAAAACTTCCATGGTGTCGAGTTTGACCGCCCCCTGCGGCGTACCCGCGAATATATTGAGATTATTCAGGGGTTGCTCGCGGGTGACCGAATCGATTACGACGGCGAGATTTTCGAGCTATCAGGCTTCGCGCTCGATATGAACGAGTATTATGAGTGTCCGATCTACGTCGCAGCCATGGGCGAGACCAACCGCCAACTCGTGGGAGAGTTTGCCGACGGCTGGATGCCACTACTTGTGCCGAATACAGGTTTGGATGACGCCCTAGGTGCTGTCAAAAGAGGCGCCGATAAAGGAGACCGGTCACTCGACGATATTGATGTCACACCTTGGATCCCGACTTGCATCTCCGAAGATGATCCTGCTGCCGCTCGTGAACACGCCCGCTCGCTAATCGCGTTCTACGTCGGTACGATGGGCGACTTTTACGCCAATGCTGCGGCATCCTTTGGTTTTGGTGAAGAAGCTGACGAGATTCGCGCCGGGTGGGAGAAGGATGGTCAGACCGGCGCAGAAGCAGGGGTAACAGACGATATGTTGGCTTCGTTTGGCGCCTGCGGGACTCCCGCGGAAGCTGCCGAGAGCTTTGAGCAGTTCCAAGAGGCCGGTGCAGACTCGCCTGTAGCATACATTCCCTCTCGATGGGCCGACAGCGACATTATTCGGGAGACAATTACAAACCTATAA
- a CDS encoding acetyl-CoA hydrolase/transferase C-terminal domain-containing protein, whose translation MAELKELSLVICCPRKYKFLNMAKNLEDFELKDNDLLLTRGPYSGELFRDILDSNANATALIMGPTLDREGGFSIKDFAEQSNNIDVILTSPRGDSKSAYDDGTVDFMPVKLNDYPGVIKKLAHKNERTVGILETTQPSDGKVYPGISAVAVPEIIEAADVLVAEMNELQPKVNGLSYKYDIFDYVRECSVPLPKQPIPEPDDSFMKIGENIANLIPDTGTIQIGFGKIPNAIGQCLTPEKNLGLHSGLVTPVIKDLIERDIITKGSGVLPSVDDCPLGSPGLTIAALGDSQEFYEWLENTNYIELRGMEQTHDPQLVSTIDDFVAINSGVEVDLNGQVNGERINGQQIAGPGGQPIFFNIARKSKNGKAIIALPSQTNSGYSKIVSGISKKNIVTTPRYNIDYVVTEQGTADVQFQTEKESTQQILQVAHPEHRDRLKDNIT comes from the coding sequence ATGGCGGAACTGAAGGAATTGTCGTTAGTTATATGCTGTCCGCGCAAGTATAAATTCCTGAACATGGCCAAAAATCTGGAAGATTTTGAATTAAAGGATAACGACTTATTACTTACCAGAGGCCCTTATTCAGGAGAATTATTTAGAGATATACTGGATTCTAATGCGAACGCGACAGCCTTAATAATGGGTCCAACGCTGGACAGAGAGGGTGGGTTCAGTATAAAAGATTTCGCTGAACAGTCGAATAATATAGATGTTATTTTGACCTCGCCCCGAGGCGATTCAAAATCGGCATATGATGATGGCACTGTTGATTTTATGCCGGTTAAATTGAACGATTACCCTGGTGTTATCAAAAAGCTTGCACATAAAAACGAACGAACTGTTGGTATTCTTGAGACTACCCAGCCATCTGACGGGAAGGTTTATCCGGGAATATCAGCAGTAGCAGTGCCCGAGATCATAGAAGCTGCGGACGTTCTAGTTGCTGAAATGAATGAGCTTCAACCGAAAGTAAATGGCTTATCATATAAATATGATATATTTGATTATGTGAGAGAGTGCTCTGTTCCTCTTCCAAAACAGCCCATCCCTGAACCAGATGATTCATTTATGAAAATTGGCGAAAATATCGCCAACCTCATTCCAGATACTGGGACAATTCAAATCGGATTCGGAAAAATACCAAATGCGATTGGTCAATGCTTAACTCCCGAGAAGAACCTTGGTCTACATTCTGGGTTAGTAACACCGGTGATAAAAGATTTGATTGAAAGAGATATTATTACTAAAGGTAGTGGCGTGTTGCCTTCGGTAGACGATTGCCCCCTAGGCAGTCCCGGACTTACCATAGCCGCCCTAGGAGACAGTCAAGAGTTTTATGAATGGCTGGAGAATACAAATTATATAGAATTACGTGGGATGGAACAAACCCACGATCCCCAGCTCGTGTCGACCATCGATGATTTTGTGGCTATTAACTCTGGAGTTGAAGTGGATTTGAACGGACAAGTAAATGGCGAACGGATTAACGGACAACAAATAGCAGGCCCTGGTGGCCAGCCAATATTTTTTAATATAGCAAGGAAAAGTAAAAATGGTAAAGCGATAATAGCTTTACCGAGTCAGACTAACAGTGGATATAGTAAAATAGTCTCAGGAATATCTAAGAAAAATATTGTAACCACACCCCGGTATAATATTGATTATGTCGTCACGGAACAAGGAACAGCAGATGTTCAATTCCAAACAGAAAAAGAATCTACACAACAAATACTTCAAGTAGCTCATCCCGAGCATCGGGATCGTTTAAAAGATAACATTACATAA
- a CDS encoding SDR family oxidoreductase has translation MTKQLLDKKVAVVTGAASGNGRAIADAYAKEGADIVVADIQETPREGGEPTHQLVADNYGVDAKFVECDVTDTDSLVEAVDAADEFGGIDIIVNNAGIFRQKDFIEVTEDEYEQMMDINVKGVFFGAQAAAKKMLDNGDRGTIINMSSVAGIIGQATFSVYHTTKGAVRLLTYSLADELGPEGIRVNAIHPGVIETKMTKDDVPVATQESAENTSMERLGQPEDVAGAALYLASDDLAGYVNGESLIVDGGRSNT, from the coding sequence ATGACCAAACAACTGCTCGATAAAAAAGTCGCAGTAGTAACAGGTGCCGCAAGCGGGAACGGTCGTGCGATTGCGGATGCTTACGCTAAAGAAGGAGCAGATATCGTAGTTGCAGACATTCAAGAGACTCCACGAGAAGGTGGAGAACCAACCCACCAACTTGTTGCAGACAACTATGGTGTTGATGCGAAGTTCGTAGAATGCGATGTCACAGACACCGATAGCCTTGTTGAGGCAGTAGACGCGGCAGATGAGTTCGGTGGGATTGATATCATAGTCAACAATGCCGGAATCTTCCGTCAGAAGGACTTCATAGAGGTGACGGAAGATGAATACGAGCAGATGATGGACATCAACGTCAAAGGTGTGTTCTTCGGAGCGCAAGCTGCAGCAAAGAAAATGCTCGATAATGGCGACCGGGGCACCATCATCAACATGTCTAGTGTCGCCGGTATCATTGGTCAGGCAACGTTCTCGGTCTATCACACCACGAAGGGGGCGGTACGCCTGCTCACGTACTCTCTCGCAGACGAACTCGGGCCAGAGGGTATTCGAGTGAACGCAATTCACCCGGGCGTTATTGAGACTAAGATGACCAAAGACGATGTCCCTGTCGCAACGCAAGAAAGCGCGGAGAACACATCGATGGAACGGCTCGGTCAGCCCGAGGATGTCGCGGGTGCAGCACTCTATCTCGCCTCAGACGACCTCGCTGGCTATGTTAACGGCGAGTCGCTCATTGTTGACGGAGGTCGATCGAACACCTAA
- a CDS encoding tripartite tricarboxylate transporter TctB family protein, producing the protein MTELKKYYKDSEFLVPFLGLVLGILMFVGAGSFTGLSRIWPQVISGVLSVGAFIVLVKYFIISANINVDLVDKLFSGDQYSDDSEKSKNAPHGERMMNNFQFMTLTLILFLVGIFLIGFLWSSPLYVAIYLLWHDYDLPIVVGEAGLIFIVSYVFNLILGVDLSTGLAWGVLI; encoded by the coding sequence ATGACTGAGTTAAAAAAATATTATAAAGATTCAGAGTTCTTAGTACCATTCTTGGGGTTAGTATTGGGCATACTGATGTTCGTCGGTGCAGGCTCTTTTACTGGCCTATCAAGAATTTGGCCTCAAGTGATTTCAGGAGTATTATCAGTAGGGGCGTTTATTGTATTAGTCAAATACTTCATAATTAGCGCGAATATTAATGTTGACTTGGTCGATAAATTATTCTCTGGCGATCAATATTCGGATGACTCAGAAAAAAGCAAAAATGCCCCTCATGGAGAACGGATGATGAATAATTTCCAATTCATGACGCTGACGCTAATACTGTTTTTAGTTGGGATTTTTCTAATTGGATTTCTCTGGTCCTCACCTCTATATGTCGCCATATATTTGCTATGGCATGATTATGATCTCCCAATAGTGGTGGGTGAAGCCGGGTTGATTTTCATAGTTTCTTATGTTTTTAACCTAATTCTAGGTGTTGATTTATCCACCGGATTAGCTTGGGGTGTGCTGATATGA
- a CDS encoding aminopeptidase, translated as MIEDAELIESAKIPFELNVESEDTDVLIVSDTGMDSRVWSILNTAARSLDLEPTVTLMPATDHPQAEPTEQVKQAMLASDICVMVTSNAIVHSDAAVEVRENGIPVIGMEEITPEILNGGAASANYESFAETGRKLRDKFVEGETISITTPSGTDLEADIKDRVGFSFAAKIEEQPGDNSMLGAAFPDGEVCISPNESTANGTIVWDTSMHQIGSITEPIEAKIEDGFATSIIGGQEAELLRSILEDTNDPNSYNLAEIAVGINTGADITGLMRQDKKAEGYAHMALGSNDDTGGEIAAPIHIDGIAKNPTVKIDGEVIYDGKPVV; from the coding sequence ATGATAGAAGATGCCGAACTGATTGAGAGTGCGAAGATACCCTTTGAATTAAACGTCGAAAGCGAAGATACGGATGTGCTCATCGTATCAGATACGGGCATGGATTCGCGTGTTTGGTCAATCTTGAATACGGCCGCTAGATCCCTGGATTTAGAACCAACAGTCACGCTGATGCCGGCTACTGACCACCCACAAGCCGAGCCAACAGAACAGGTTAAGCAGGCTATGTTAGCCTCTGACATCTGCGTAATGGTGACGTCAAACGCTATCGTACATAGTGACGCAGCGGTAGAAGTCCGTGAGAACGGTATACCTGTGATTGGTATGGAAGAGATAACCCCTGAAATATTAAACGGTGGTGCCGCATCTGCCAACTACGAATCCTTTGCTGAAACAGGTAGAAAATTAAGAGATAAGTTTGTTGAAGGGGAGACGATTTCGATCACCACTCCGTCCGGCACTGACTTAGAAGCAGACATAAAAGATCGAGTCGGGTTTTCTTTTGCCGCCAAAATTGAAGAGCAACCCGGAGATAATAGTATGTTGGGCGCCGCTTTCCCCGACGGCGAAGTGTGCATCTCCCCTAACGAAAGCACCGCAAATGGAACGATAGTCTGGGATACGTCGATGCATCAGATCGGTTCTATTACAGAACCTATCGAGGCGAAAATAGAAGATGGATTCGCGACTAGCATAATTGGTGGACAAGAAGCAGAACTCCTTCGTAGCATTCTGGAAGATACAAACGACCCTAATTCATATAATTTAGCGGAAATAGCAGTCGGAATCAATACTGGGGCGGATATCACGGGGCTTATGAGGCAGGATAAAAAGGCAGAAGGATATGCCCATATGGCGTTAGGGTCAAATGACGATACTGGTGGGGAAATTGCCGCACCTATTCACATCGACGGGATCGCCAAGAACCCCACGGTTAAAATAGACGGCGAGGTTATTTATGACGGTAAGCCGGTAGTCTAA
- a CDS encoding Bug family tripartite tricarboxylate transporter substrate binding protein — protein MRRRNAIKKSALVGATVFGLSGCVTGDTGSEGEEFPTSTIQSIIPYEPGGGVDVLGRKVNEYYADELGVTIEAENIPGAASLNGLGQLATSDSDGYKFAYSNIPGPALAFKVEDPPFDITDVEGLAGYSGTSVVIVTNPEDDVEGYSDLVDRYKTGEFSTIGGADLDVTHLIPLFMRDAHGLDFEQFVGYDGGAPAVQAVASGEIDAALTSEPGAAASVEEGLVDPVAHTYSEGGTLLTEVPTVTEEGYENIDNVGRVVGVALLPSGVPEERISILENAMENAIDDDELIDWMDNAGGWIEFLSGDEVTDMWMDIHESVNEIVDVDDLK, from the coding sequence ATGAGACGCAGAAATGCCATTAAGAAAAGTGCATTAGTTGGAGCAACTGTGTTTGGCTTATCCGGTTGTGTTACAGGTGATACTGGCAGTGAGGGGGAAGAATTCCCGACTTCCACCATACAGTCAATTATTCCGTATGAACCAGGAGGCGGTGTGGATGTACTCGGAAGAAAGGTTAATGAATATTATGCTGACGAATTAGGAGTCACAATCGAAGCAGAAAATATCCCGGGAGCCGCTTCGTTGAACGGTTTAGGGCAGTTAGCCACTAGTGATTCAGATGGTTACAAATTTGCTTACTCAAATATCCCTGGCCCTGCTCTTGCTTTCAAGGTAGAAGATCCACCATTTGATATTACAGACGTTGAGGGTCTTGCGGGTTATAGTGGAACATCAGTAGTTATCGTCACGAACCCTGAAGATGACGTTGAAGGCTATTCAGATCTGGTTGACAGGTATAAAACAGGTGAATTCAGTACCATTGGTGGGGCGGATTTGGATGTGACTCATCTTATACCCCTATTTATGAGGGATGCGCATGGTTTGGATTTTGAGCAATTTGTAGGATATGATGGTGGGGCACCTGCCGTTCAAGCAGTAGCCTCTGGTGAAATTGATGCTGCTCTCACAAGTGAGCCTGGTGCAGCGGCTTCGGTTGAAGAGGGTTTGGTAGATCCAGTTGCTCATACTTATTCAGAGGGTGGCACACTATTAACCGAGGTACCTACGGTCACAGAAGAAGGTTACGAAAATATAGATAATGTTGGTAGAGTTGTAGGAGTAGCATTATTACCAAGCGGAGTCCCTGAGGAACGGATATCTATTCTTGAAAATGCAATGGAAAATGCAATAGATGATGATGAACTCATAGATTGGATGGATAACGCTGGTGGTTGGATCGAGTTTTTATCTGGTGATGAAGTGACGGACATGTGGATGGATATCCATGAATCGGTCAATGAAATTGTTGACGTAGATGACTTAAAATAA
- a CDS encoding MBL fold metallo-hydrolase: protein MKAEYERVTFERPGHATVRIENTDGTIIYIDPWMEVINGTPSDADFVFVTHDDQDHYDPEAIRAVSTENTIVAAYEEIDTSELIHDVKPLPYDGEMSVDGIEVQTVPAYNRPDGEHIQENGEPYHAKGEVIGLVLLIDGVSIYVPCDTDFLDEHEDIDADVILPPIGGTYTMDRHEAAEMVESIGPDLVLPIHYNTKAIPGIHTDAEAFKQNVEEGGPRVVLF from the coding sequence ATGAAAGCAGAATACGAGAGAGTCACGTTTGAGCGACCTGGCCACGCAACCGTCCGCATCGAAAATACAGACGGAACTATAATCTACATCGATCCATGGATGGAGGTAATAAATGGCACACCTAGCGACGCCGATTTTGTGTTTGTGACCCATGATGATCAGGACCATTATGACCCAGAGGCGATCCGGGCTGTTTCCACCGAGAACACCATTGTAGCTGCATACGAAGAAATCGACACTAGTGAGTTGATTCACGATGTAAAGCCGCTTCCCTACGACGGGGAGATGTCAGTTGATGGAATCGAGGTACAGACAGTCCCTGCGTATAACCGGCCGGATGGAGAACACATCCAGGAGAACGGAGAACCATACCACGCTAAAGGCGAGGTTATCGGGCTTGTACTTCTGATCGATGGTGTTTCAATCTATGTACCTTGTGATACCGACTTTCTTGACGAACATGAGGACATCGACGCAGATGTTATTCTACCTCCCATCGGTGGGACGTACACCATGGATCGACATGAGGCGGCTGAGATGGTCGAGAGCATTGGTCCAGATTTAGTTCTTCCAATTCACTACAACACGAAAGCGATTCCAGGAATTCACACCGATGCAGAGGCGTTCAAGCAGAACGTCGAAGAAGGAGGTCCACGAGTCGTCCTATTCTAA
- a CDS encoding MmgE/PrpD family protein — protein MCATITSKIENEIVSLPTKIEYKDLPSSTKDRARRLLKDQIAVQIGTSDLPWSRNINRYGAEQERAGTSTIAADGRKVDAATAAFVNASYGHGFEYDDAHADSHSHPASIVVSASIAIGEAQEATIEEVLTAMITGYEVYTRIGTMAAPELLTTGWHPHPVLGPFGAAAATASLWNFDEQQTAHALAIAASHASGTTEYSSTGGSVKRVHSGMGSRGGIEAARLAKHGVTGPRKFLTGNKGFFSTFVDKDGFSAADVGDLTSFEIDTAWIKPYCTCGGTHGYIDAVKAIDPDPANIDKIVARLQPETDSIVGTQNENAYKPTDIIEVQYSLPFQIALAAHGFGNGYQAHRRIVDGELIDNKDLLETVNKVEMVVDDELDTRNSSAVADMEIEFGDNSEHQFIEHSKGRAENPLTEEEFRAKIDDLTVPVLGEENAEQLAMALDSFSLQDSVSELMELTYI, from the coding sequence ATGTGTGCGACTATAACCAGTAAGATCGAAAATGAGATCGTATCGCTACCAACTAAAATCGAATATAAAGACCTTCCTAGCAGTACCAAGGACCGCGCACGACGCCTGCTGAAGGACCAAATCGCTGTTCAAATCGGCACCTCCGATCTTCCCTGGTCACGCAATATCAATAGGTACGGTGCTGAGCAAGAGCGAGCAGGAACAAGCACCATTGCCGCTGACGGTCGCAAAGTTGATGCCGCAACCGCCGCCTTTGTGAACGCATCGTACGGACACGGTTTCGAGTACGACGATGCACATGCGGATAGTCACAGTCATCCGGCATCTATCGTCGTTTCAGCGAGTATCGCCATTGGGGAGGCTCAAGAGGCAACTATTGAAGAAGTGCTCACCGCTATGATTACAGGGTACGAAGTATATACCCGGATCGGAACAATGGCGGCGCCAGAACTCCTGACTACTGGATGGCATCCTCATCCCGTACTCGGTCCGTTTGGTGCAGCGGCGGCCACAGCATCTCTATGGAACTTCGACGAACAACAAACTGCACATGCTCTTGCAATCGCGGCGAGTCATGCAAGCGGCACCACAGAATACTCCTCCACCGGCGGCTCGGTCAAGCGTGTACATTCCGGGATGGGCAGCCGCGGTGGGATTGAAGCTGCCCGATTGGCAAAACATGGCGTGACAGGGCCGCGTAAATTCCTGACCGGGAACAAAGGATTCTTTTCTACATTTGTGGATAAAGATGGATTTAGTGCTGCTGATGTCGGGGATTTAACTAGCTTTGAAATAGACACAGCTTGGATTAAACCGTACTGTACCTGCGGGGGTACGCACGGATACATCGACGCGGTCAAGGCGATCGACCCAGACCCCGCTAACATCGACAAAATCGTCGCCCGTCTCCAACCCGAGACAGACAGTATCGTTGGGACACAAAACGAGAATGCATACAAGCCAACAGACATTATCGAAGTTCAGTACAGTCTCCCATTCCAGATCGCTCTGGCTGCTCATGGGTTTGGCAACGGCTATCAGGCCCACCGACGGATCGTCGACGGAGAACTAATCGACAACAAAGACCTCCTCGAAACGGTGAACAAGGTGGAAATGGTCGTTGATGATGAACTCGATACTCGTAATAGTTCAGCGGTGGCGGATATGGAGATTGAATTTGGGGATAATAGCGAGCATCAATTCATTGAACACTCGAAGGGGAGAGCGGAAAACCCACTAACAGAGGAGGAGTTCCGGGCAAAGATTGACGATCTAACTGTACCTGTTCTCGGAGAGGAGAACGCGGAGCAATTAGCAATGGCGCTCGATAGCTTTTCCCTTCAAGACTCAGTATCTGAACTAATGGAACTGACCTATATATAG
- a CDS encoding MFS transporter has product MRTDPEETSLKSRIPWHSGTFHVIIASSLMGVMGVSLIGPVLPELRPAFGISDAEAGLVITTYALPGIFLTPVIGLLADRFGRKQLLIPLLFTYGVSGGAIAFTTNFTIVLVLRIFQGLGATALAMLAITLIGDIYEGTQRDALIGVNGSMIGIGAAFFPMVGGVLGGIGWNLPFLLYGIGIIVGMLAIVLVDVPAQNESRDDVRVYLTRLFATSRSPRALAIFAALFATIFVFYGAVIIALPLLLSDEFGLGPELIGIVLAVVSLSNAVTASQYGRISQLRSGPELAGLGFVAFGLGLLMIGVAATILLISVGLLAFGVGIGLFFPSIDTIIITDFSEELRAGVMGLRTSTLRLGQTIGPVVFTGVAEFFFVETVNGYRVILFVVSVIVISLGSIIYVLLRR; this is encoded by the coding sequence ATGCGGACAGACCCCGAAGAAACGAGTCTCAAATCGCGCATTCCGTGGCATTCAGGGACGTTTCACGTCATCATCGCCAGTTCGTTGATGGGGGTAATGGGAGTCTCTCTTATCGGCCCGGTTCTCCCCGAACTTAGACCCGCATTCGGCATTTCAGATGCAGAGGCCGGACTTGTTATTACCACCTATGCGTTACCGGGGATCTTTCTCACCCCTGTTATCGGGTTGCTCGCCGATCGGTTCGGCCGAAAACAGCTCTTGATACCGCTCCTATTCACGTACGGTGTCTCAGGTGGGGCGATTGCGTTTACCACGAACTTCACCATTGTGTTAGTACTCCGTATCTTCCAAGGACTCGGTGCCACCGCATTAGCCATGCTAGCCATCACTCTCATCGGGGATATATACGAAGGAACGCAACGAGACGCGCTAATCGGCGTGAATGGCAGTATGATCGGGATCGGAGCAGCGTTCTTTCCGATGGTCGGAGGAGTTCTCGGAGGTATTGGATGGAACCTTCCGTTTTTGCTCTATGGTATTGGCATCATTGTGGGGATGCTGGCGATCGTCTTGGTTGACGTGCCCGCTCAAAACGAGTCGAGGGATGATGTCCGAGTGTACCTCACCCGATTGTTCGCCACCTCCCGAAGTCCGCGGGCGTTGGCGATTTTTGCAGCGTTGTTCGCCACCATATTCGTGTTCTACGGAGCCGTGATTATCGCTCTTCCGTTACTGTTGAGCGACGAGTTCGGTCTGGGTCCGGAATTAATCGGGATCGTCCTCGCTGTCGTCTCATTGTCGAACGCTGTGACAGCTTCTCAGTACGGTCGGATTTCTCAACTTCGTAGTGGCCCCGAGCTCGCTGGCCTCGGATTTGTTGCCTTCGGACTGGGGCTTCTCATGATTGGAGTCGCCGCTACTATTTTGCTGATTTCGGTTGGGCTGCTCGCTTTCGGCGTAGGCATCGGCTTGTTTTTCCCGTCGATTGATACCATTATCATCACTGACTTCTCTGAGGAACTTCGCGCTGGTGTGATGGGATTGCGTACCAGCACGCTCCGTTTGGGCCAGACTATCGGGCCAGTCGTCTTTACCGGAGTAGCCGAATTCTTTTTTGTGGAGACGGTAAATGGCTATCGTGTCATTCTGTTTGTAGTCAGTGTAATCGTAATCAGTCTGGGAAGTATAATTTATGTGCTTCTACGGCGCTGA
- a CDS encoding tripartite tricarboxylate transporter permease: MMPQNLIEGIYLLYDPIVILMILIGVSIGIILGALPGLGAGIGMAIAIPFTGVLEPHAALILLVSMYVGGMYGGCIPAILLNIPGTPGAVATTFDGYPMARNGQSLEALSTSAVASGIGGIISASIFILITNYLLQMVLAFGSPDYFLVAVLGLLMIAVVVDGSFIKGVVAGSFGLLIATVGMAPTVPETRYTFGTLILYDGIYFIPALIGIFAIGEMLKLSQESGGIAKKGIEVEGARLSGIKRIYHSPVTFLKSVLIGKLVGAIPGAGSSVANIAAYAEEKRSNGSKHDYGEGEPRGVIASEAANSGNISGALIPTLTFGIPGSGSTAILLGGLIMHGLIPGPEMFGKSADITFSLLSSIIIASLMIVFIGSLFVTQLFRVTTIDTHLIIPIICSLSFIGAYAIGASWFDVLVVLAFGFIGYYMAQHDYSIVAFILGIILGPIAETNLYRSMQISDGSIDIFFTGYITTSLSLLIILILSAPIFYTIFRDTAVFKR; encoded by the coding sequence ATGATGCCACAAAATTTAATCGAAGGGATCTATCTGCTGTACGACCCAATTGTAATTCTGATGATATTAATTGGCGTATCTATCGGTATTATTTTAGGGGCACTGCCTGGTTTAGGGGCTGGTATTGGTATGGCTATAGCGATACCATTTACCGGGGTTCTAGAACCTCACGCCGCATTAATATTACTTGTTAGTATGTATGTCGGAGGAATGTATGGGGGCTGTATTCCTGCAATATTATTAAATATCCCCGGTACCCCTGGCGCAGTTGCTACTACATTTGACGGATATCCTATGGCTCGAAATGGCCAATCGTTAGAGGCATTATCTACATCTGCGGTTGCTTCAGGTATTGGTGGTATTATTTCAGCTAGTATTTTTATTCTAATTACAAATTATTTATTACAAATGGTCTTGGCGTTTGGTTCGCCAGATTATTTCTTAGTCGCAGTTTTAGGCCTTTTAATGATCGCAGTTGTTGTTGATGGTTCATTTATAAAGGGTGTGGTTGCTGGTTCGTTTGGTTTGTTGATCGCGACAGTCGGGATGGCTCCAACGGTCCCAGAGACAAGATATACATTTGGGACCTTGATTTTATATGATGGAATTTATTTCATACCTGCCTTAATCGGGATATTTGCTATAGGAGAAATGCTAAAATTGTCTCAAGAAAGCGGAGGAATCGCAAAGAAAGGGATTGAAGTTGAAGGTGCTCGGTTAAGTGGTATCAAACGAATATATCACTCACCAGTTACTTTCCTCAAATCTGTACTTATTGGGAAGTTGGTTGGAGCTATACCTGGAGCAGGCTCATCCGTTGCCAATATTGCTGCATACGCCGAAGAAAAACGGTCCAATGGTTCGAAACATGATTATGGAGAAGGAGAACCACGAGGTGTTATAGCATCTGAGGCGGCGAACAGCGGAAATATTTCAGGTGCATTAATACCTACATTGACGTTTGGGATTCCTGGAAGCGGTTCAACAGCTATTCTATTAGGTGGGTTGATCATGCATGGTTTAATTCCCGGCCCCGAAATGTTCGGAAAGTCCGCTGATATAACATTTTCCCTGCTCTCAAGTATTATTATTGCAAGTTTAATGATCGTATTTATTGGTAGTTTATTTGTAACTCAGCTTTTCAGGGTCACAACTATTGATACTCATCTCATAATTCCAATAATTTGTTCACTATCTTTTATCGGTGCTTATGCAATAGGAGCATCTTGGTTCGATGTATTGGTAGTACTTGCTTTCGGTTTTATTGGTTATTATATGGCACAACACGATTATTCAATTGTTGCATTTATACTTGGTATAATTTTGGGGCCTATAGCCGAAACTAATTTATACCGTAGTATGCAGATATCAGATGGTTCTATTGATATATTTTTCACAGGATATATTACTACGTCATTAAGTTTGCTTATCATTCTTATTCTGTCTGCACCAATATTTTATACTATATTCCGCGACACAGCAGTATTTAAACGCTAG